Proteins encoded in a region of the Leifsonia sp. PS1209 genome:
- a CDS encoding MerR family transcriptional regulator — MQISELAERAGVTVKAVRYYESLGLVLPDRLPNGYRDYTDDQLRAVAEIRELADSGISPSKASPFIDCLGTGHAYSDECPASVDAYRDSIADLDRTIAALTRRRETLAHRLDASASRGSAQD, encoded by the coding sequence ATGCAGATCAGCGAACTCGCCGAACGCGCCGGGGTCACGGTGAAAGCCGTGCGCTACTACGAGAGCCTGGGCCTCGTGCTCCCCGACCGCCTGCCCAACGGCTACCGCGACTACACCGACGACCAGCTGCGTGCCGTCGCCGAGATCCGCGAGCTCGCCGACTCCGGCATCTCCCCCAGCAAAGCGTCGCCGTTCATCGACTGCCTCGGCACCGGACACGCGTACAGCGACGAGTGCCCCGCATCCGTCGACGCGTACCGGGACAGCATCGCCGACCTCGACAGGACCATCGCCGCCCTCACCCGCCGCCGCGAGACCCTCGCGCACCGGCTCGACGCGAGCGCCTCCCGGGGCTCAGCCCAGGACTGA
- a CDS encoding MarR family transcriptional regulator produces the protein MSDDLLALENQVCFGLAVAARSVIALYRPVLEPLSLTHPQYLVMLALWERDPRSVKELSEAIQLEPATLSPLLKRLEATGYVERKRSTTDERTLEVTLTETGRALRSEAEKIPGQIVAKLGLPVSELEHLREGLHAIIAAALRTA, from the coding sequence GTGTCCGATGACCTGCTCGCCCTGGAGAACCAGGTCTGCTTCGGCCTGGCGGTCGCCGCTCGCAGCGTGATCGCGCTGTACCGCCCTGTGCTCGAACCGCTGTCGCTGACGCATCCGCAATACCTGGTGATGCTCGCACTGTGGGAGCGGGACCCGCGGTCGGTGAAAGAGCTGAGCGAGGCCATCCAGCTGGAACCCGCGACGCTGTCGCCGCTGCTGAAACGGCTCGAAGCCACCGGCTACGTGGAGCGCAAGCGCAGCACGACCGACGAGCGCACGCTCGAGGTGACGCTCACCGAGACCGGCAGGGCGCTGCGGTCGGAGGCGGAGAAGATCCCGGGCCAGATCGTGGCGAAGCTGGGGCTGCCGGTCAGCGAGCTGGAGCACCTGCGCGAGGGGCTGCACGCGATCATCGCGGCGGCGCTGCGCACGGCGTAG
- a CDS encoding DUF6458 family protein has protein sequence MGIGSGIFLVVVGAILAFALNVQVSWIDVQLVGYILMGAGVVVFILSLIFMLRRRQTTTIRRGGVDPATGERIQEQRTRSDDF, from the coding sequence ATGGGCATCGGCAGTGGCATCTTCTTGGTGGTGGTCGGCGCCATCCTCGCGTTCGCGCTGAACGTGCAGGTGTCGTGGATCGACGTGCAGCTCGTCGGCTACATCCTGATGGGCGCCGGCGTGGTGGTGTTCATCCTGTCCCTCATCTTCATGCTGCGCAGACGGCAGACCACGACCATCCGGCGCGGTGGCGTCGACCCGGCGACGGGCGAGCGCATCCAGGAGCAGCGCACGCGCTCCGACGACTTCTGA